One genomic segment of uncultured Campylobacter sp. includes these proteins:
- a CDS encoding ATP-binding protein, with translation MSNNYTAIKEIFIEDNEVSDFVNLDKSTLAYHKILNALQKPLKLILFYGKPGCGKTFLLNKIKVDLEKKVRVVFVPQPFFDEKEFFLELYSQIFHSTPSEPIDNYENFMRVYRERFGISTNVGAVEQVVILLDEAQLYPGNLIEKIRLMADTRLFKFLFTVHKTDEEDRLAKDYFKTRIWESIELPNSNLGEVKLYIEKKLVLHGFQQYYFMFSDDNFDLILNLTDGNMRNINKLMYKMYELFEYYEVNKPTEISFSQINNKIIEMAAIGSGIINA, from the coding sequence ATGAGTAATAACTATACGGCGATCAAGGAAATTTTTATCGAGGATAACGAAGTCTCGGACTTCGTTAATCTCGATAAATCGACCCTTGCTTATCATAAAATTTTAAATGCTTTGCAAAAGCCGTTAAAACTTATACTTTTTTACGGCAAACCGGGCTGTGGCAAGACATTTTTGCTTAATAAGATCAAGGTTGATCTTGAAAAAAAGGTAAGAGTCGTATTTGTACCGCAGCCGTTTTTTGATGAGAAAGAATTTTTCTTAGAGCTGTATTCGCAGATTTTTCATTCAACTCCTAGCGAGCCGATTGATAATTATGAAAATTTTATGCGGGTTTACAGAGAGAGATTTGGAATTTCTACGAACGTAGGGGCGGTAGAGCAGGTCGTTATTTTGCTTGATGAGGCTCAGCTGTATCCTGGGAATTTGATAGAAAAAATTCGTCTTATGGCAGATACTAGACTATTTAAATTTTTATTTACGGTGCATAAGACCGACGAGGAAGATCGCCTCGCAAAGGATTATTTTAAAACTAGAATTTGGGAGAGCATCGAGCTTCCTAATTCAAATTTAGGCGAAGTCAAGCTGTATATTGAAAAAAAGCTTGTGCTTCATGGCTTTCAACAATACTATTTTATGTTTAGCGACGATAATTTCGATTTGATTTTAAATTTAACGGACGGTAATATGAGGAATATCAACAAGCTTATGTATAAGATGTATGAGCTTTTTGAGTATTACGAGGTAAATAAACCTACGGAAATTAGTTTTTCGCAGATTAATAATAAAATCATAGAGATGGCAGCGATAGGCTCGGGGATAATAAATGCTTGA
- the mshL gene encoding pilus (MSHA type) biogenesis protein MshL — MSLLHISKKLSIAAMLALSVTATSLYAAPATTGNCDRKALNIKINDTVTLNEMLTQLSDMCRFSVVAKDAIAQEEMSKPLQGVSIKDLSLREVLDLLIKENNLSYEYSHGILKISALETRTFKVDYITSIREGTAVTKSSVDSAPTKVDDSDDKENKEDNKITTKEKFDFWEKISEEITSVLNNGTEKYVAVAPIINQNAGLVTVTAMKSQIARVDRYLSGMQKRLSRQVLLDVNIISVELNNEYTTGIDWSKFQLGFNTYVGGDPKKLSGYHIDNGNRGKASDTHGTWTIGANLNFNIDGLINFLETKGKTKIISSPKVTTMNNQPAIISVGDTINYVLKSTTTGDYQGGDTQSDDQYSIFVGILLNILPEISDDNRIMLRINPSLSSLKYAEDNVRRENGRRDIAPDTLQKKLSSVVWVDDGDTVILGGLIGATKSKNNTRVPVLAEIPLIGNLFKSTADVLSTSELIFVVTPHIIDNTGAPLATSLKELGYSKSIYENE, encoded by the coding sequence ATGTCATTATTACATATAAGTAAAAAGCTTAGCATAGCTGCTATGCTTGCTTTGTCTGTTACGGCTACTAGTCTATATGCCGCTCCCGCAACTACAGGTAACTGCGATAGGAAGGCGCTAAATATTAAGATTAACGATACCGTTACGCTAAACGAGATGCTAACTCAGCTATCCGATATGTGCCGCTTTTCGGTGGTAGCAAAAGATGCTATCGCTCAAGAGGAGATGAGTAAACCGCTGCAAGGCGTAAGTATCAAAGACCTTTCTTTGCGCGAAGTTTTAGATCTACTCATAAAAGAGAATAATCTAAGCTATGAGTATTCTCATGGTATATTAAAAATTTCAGCACTAGAGACTAGGACTTTTAAGGTGGATTACATCACCTCTATTAGAGAAGGCACTGCTGTTACTAAATCTTCTGTCGATTCTGCACCTACGAAAGTGGATGATAGCGACGATAAAGAAAATAAAGAAGATAATAAGATCACTACCAAAGAGAAATTTGATTTTTGGGAGAAGATTAGCGAAGAAATCACCTCTGTTCTAAATAACGGTACCGAAAAATACGTCGCAGTCGCTCCTATTATAAATCAAAATGCCGGTTTAGTAACCGTTACTGCTATGAAGTCTCAGATAGCTCGCGTAGATAGATATCTAAGCGGTATGCAAAAACGCCTTAGTCGCCAAGTCTTGCTAGACGTAAATATCATATCTGTCGAGCTAAATAACGAATACACTACCGGTATTGATTGGAGTAAATTTCAACTAGGATTTAATACCTATGTAGGCGGAGATCCAAAGAAACTTTCAGGCTATCACATAGATAACGGAAATAGAGGAAAGGCTAGCGATACTCACGGAACTTGGACGATAGGAGCTAATCTAAATTTCAATATCGACGGTTTGATTAACTTCCTAGAGACTAAAGGCAAAACCAAGATTATTTCAAGCCCTAAAGTAACTACGATGAATAATCAGCCTGCTATTATCTCTGTAGGTGATACCATTAACTACGTATTGAAATCTACTACTACAGGCGATTATCAAGGTGGAGATACTCAGTCGGACGATCAGTATTCGATATTTGTAGGTATTCTTTTGAATATCTTACCTGAAATTTCAGATGATAATAGGATTATGCTACGAATTAATCCATCTTTAAGCTCTCTTAAATATGCAGAGGATAATGTAAGGAGAGAGAATGGCAGAAGAGATATCGCACCTGATACTTTGCAAAAGAAACTCTCTAGTGTAGTTTGGGTAGATGATGGCGATACTGTAATTTTAGGTGGTTTAATCGGCGCAACTAAGTCCAAGAATAATACTAGAGTGCCTGTGCTAGCCGAAATTCCATTAATCGGAAATCTTTTCAAAAGCACTGCCGATGTTTTGAGCACGTCGGAGCTAATCTTCGTAGTAACTCCACATATCATCGACAATACCGGCGCGCCGCTTGCTACTTCGCTTAAAGAGCTAGGTTACTCAAAATCCATCTACGAAAATGAGTAA